In Candidatus Endomicrobium procryptotermitis, a genomic segment contains:
- a CDS encoding ion transporter, producing MNIKIWAKNLVAAKPFEVFISIVIVVNCLFIGIETYLHNPKIYIIQQTALSIFIVEIILRFVAADGIKSFFKSGWNIFDLSLIIISLIPESLLSNPAAVTSLRILRVFRVLRLVRTAPEIKLIINVLIRSFRSLTYNALFFCIFLYLFAIMGVTLFKLPTVNAQTPPEIVQAMKEIKIIAPNSPENSPESYGTLHESMFTLFRVMTGDDWTDIRYNLMKSYELKLIRIPPFIITAFHVVWFCLSAFLLLNLVVGAIVNNYQVIMEEMKKRKESKTSENKVEI from the coding sequence ATGAACATTAAGATTTGGGCAAAAAATCTTGTGGCGGCAAAACCTTTTGAAGTTTTTATCAGTATTGTTATAGTAGTAAATTGTTTATTTATAGGTATTGAGACGTATCTTCACAATCCAAAAATTTACATAATCCAGCAGACAGCTTTATCCATATTTATAGTTGAAATAATTTTGCGTTTTGTTGCGGCAGATGGAATAAAATCTTTTTTTAAAAGTGGCTGGAACATTTTTGATTTGTCTCTGATAATAATAAGCCTAATACCAGAATCGTTATTATCCAATCCCGCGGCCGTAACTTCTTTAAGAATTCTAAGGGTATTTAGAGTTTTAAGACTTGTAAGGACCGCTCCGGAAATAAAACTTATTATAAACGTTTTGATACGTTCTTTCAGATCACTGACTTATAATGCTTTGTTTTTCTGCATATTCTTGTATTTATTTGCGATAATGGGAGTTACTTTATTTAAACTTCCCACAGTGAATGCACAAACCCCTCCTGAAATTGTACAGGCCATGAAAGAAATAAAAATAATTGCTCCCAACAGTCCAGAAAACTCTCCGGAGTCGTATGGAACACTTCATGAATCGATGTTTACACTGTTTCGGGTTATGACCGGCGACGATTGGACTGATATACGTTATAATCTGATGAAATCTTACGAATTGAAACTTATACGCATTCCGCCTTTTATCATAACGGCTTTTCATGTAGTATGGTTTTGTTTGTCGGCATTTTTACTTTTGAATCTTGTGGTCGGTGCAATAGTAAACAATTATCAGGTTATTATGGAGGAGATGAAAAAAAGGAAAGAATCAAAAACATCTGAGAATAAGGTTGAAATTTGA
- a CDS encoding IscS subfamily cysteine desulfurase: MEKRKIYLDNSATTQVDEEVVKEMLPYFSQIYGNASSFHSFGREARTALDEARIKTASLLNASAEEIIFTSCGTESDNLAIFGILNAYGKKGHIITSKIEHHAVLHSCERLEKNGYEVTYIGVDKTGRVSVDDVLNAIKGNTLLITIMHANNEVGTIEPIEEIAAGLKIINENRKDKIYFHTDAVQTAGKIKLDVKKLGIDLLSLAAHKFHGPKGIGALYVKKGTNILPIVFGGHHENGLRPGTENVAFAKALAKALEISNRDMDTHNKYVLRLKEKLKKGILETIPEVFINGNAKNSTAGILNVNFTYIEGESLLLKLDMKAIAASTGSACASGSSDPSHVLTALRVDPVAAQGAIRFSLSHKNTEEEINYVLSVLPELVESLRAMSPVWQAKKND; encoded by the coding sequence ATGGAAAAAAGAAAAATTTACCTTGATAACAGCGCAACAACGCAGGTCGATGAAGAAGTAGTAAAGGAAATGCTTCCTTATTTTTCGCAAATATATGGCAACGCTTCAAGTTTTCATTCTTTCGGACGTGAAGCAAGAACAGCGCTTGATGAAGCAAGAATAAAAACCGCGTCTTTACTCAATGCCAGTGCAGAAGAAATCATATTTACCAGTTGCGGCACTGAATCCGACAATTTGGCGATATTTGGAATTTTGAACGCTTACGGTAAAAAAGGGCATATTATAACGAGCAAAATTGAACATCATGCTGTACTTCATTCATGTGAGCGTTTAGAAAAAAATGGATATGAAGTCACTTATATTGGTGTAGACAAAACCGGCAGGGTGTCTGTCGATGACGTTTTAAATGCCATAAAAGGAAATACGCTTCTCATAACTATAATGCATGCAAACAATGAAGTCGGAACGATTGAACCGATAGAAGAAATAGCTGCAGGATTAAAAATTATAAATGAAAACAGAAAAGATAAAATATACTTTCATACCGATGCCGTGCAAACTGCCGGTAAAATTAAGCTTGATGTAAAAAAGCTCGGGATAGATTTGCTTTCACTGGCGGCACATAAATTTCACGGGCCCAAAGGTATAGGTGCTTTATACGTTAAAAAAGGTACAAACATCTTACCAATAGTTTTTGGTGGTCATCATGAAAATGGTTTGCGTCCGGGAACTGAAAATGTGGCTTTTGCCAAAGCTCTGGCAAAAGCTTTGGAAATTTCAAACAGGGATATGGACACACATAATAAATACGTATTGCGTTTGAAGGAAAAGCTTAAAAAAGGAATTTTGGAAACAATTCCTGAAGTTTTTATCAACGGAAATGCCAAAAACTCCACAGCGGGCATATTAAACGTAAATTTTACTTACATTGAAGGCGAATCGCTTTTGCTGAAACTTGATATGAAGGCGATAGCCGCATCTACAGGTTCTGCCTGTGCTTCGGGTTCGTCTGATCCTTCTCATGTTTTAACGGCTCTGCGTGTTGATCCTGTTGCCGCTCAGGGAGCCATACGTTTTTCTTTAAGCCACAAAAATACCGAAGAAGAAATAAATTATGTTTTGTCAGTTTTGCCGGAGCTTGTCGAGAGTCTTCGCGCTATGTCTCCGGTATGGCAGGCAAAAAAGAACGACTAA